A region of Leptospiraceae bacterium DNA encodes the following proteins:
- a CDS encoding PD-(D/E)XK nuclease family transposase, whose amino-acid sequence MKNKDLLIRFDWVIKTMLRDKANFDIIEGFLSALLKEEVTVLEVLESESNQQNASQKYNRVDVLIRDSKDRKVIIEVQSDSESDFLERLLFGVSKTIVDHFRLGDAYSNISKIISVSVQYFNIGRGTDYIYYGSTEIRGMHTNELLDVREKVETMVDGELRIKFQKKNIFPEYYIISVNRYPDIVKEDIDEWIYMMKNNIVKTEFHSRNIDKAREKLKILNMSEQERLDYEKYLMNSAIEKDVISTARIEGRAEGKAEGKAEGKAEGKAEGKAEEKLETTINCIKAGLSNETIQKVTGLSLDEIQKVREGLVD is encoded by the coding sequence ATGAAAAACAAAGACCTATTGATTCGATTTGATTGGGTAATCAAAACCATGCTAAGAGATAAGGCAAACTTCGATATAATCGAGGGTTTTCTTTCCGCCTTATTAAAAGAAGAAGTGACAGTCCTTGAAGTATTAGAAAGTGAGAGTAACCAGCAGAATGCCTCACAAAAATATAACAGGGTGGATGTACTTATCAGGGATAGTAAAGATAGAAAGGTCATCATAGAAGTGCAGAGCGACTCGGAATCTGACTTTTTGGAACGATTGCTTTTTGGAGTCTCGAAAACCATAGTCGACCATTTTCGCCTGGGAGATGCCTATTCGAATATTAGTAAAATCATATCCGTGAGTGTGCAATACTTTAATATAGGCAGGGGTACAGATTACATCTATTATGGCAGTACCGAAATTCGCGGGATGCATACAAATGAACTATTGGATGTACGGGAAAAAGTTGAGACCATGGTAGACGGTGAGCTAAGGATAAAATTTCAGAAAAAGAATATATTTCCAGAATACTATATAATTTCGGTAAACCGCTATCCTGACATAGTGAAAGAAGATATAGACGAATGGATCTATATGATGAAAAACAATATAGTCAAAACCGAGTTTCATTCTCGAAATATAGATAAAGCCAGAGAGAAATTAAAGATACTCAATATGAGTGAACAGGAAAGACTGGATTATGAAAAATACCTGATGAATTCTGCTATAGAGAAAGATGTTATTTCTACTGCAAGGATAGAAGGCAGAGCGGAAGGCAAAGCAGAAGGCAAAGCGGAAGGCAAAGCGGAAGGCAAAGCGGAAGGCAAAGCAGAAGAAAAACTGGAAACCACTATCAATTGTATAAAGGCCGGCTTATCTAATGAGACCATCCAAAAAGTTACAGGCCTTTCTTTAGATGAGATCCAAAAGGTAAGGGAAGGGTTGGTGGATTAA
- a CDS encoding Uma2 family endonuclease — MMDETIYHELLKPALPEDLGAMHFKIIEGQILFQDEKGDFVITCISPDKEYNEHHFELLPEGAPFQLIEGRIIYMAAPSDDHQRVSLNLILEIGNYVKTKKLGEVRYSPLDVCLDKKNVVQPDILFVSIRRASVIEKKIMGAPDFIIEILSPGNADYDKKTKLGLYGRFLVQEYWIVHPEEEWIEVYHNKAGIMWKQQTAKIGDMIVSKAIEGFQLNVEKVF; from the coding sequence ATGATGGACGAAACGATATACCACGAACTACTAAAACCGGCCTTGCCAGAAGACCTCGGAGCCATGCACTTTAAAATCATTGAAGGACAAATTCTCTTTCAGGACGAAAAGGGCGATTTTGTAATTACCTGCATTTCTCCGGATAAGGAATACAATGAACACCATTTTGAACTTCTGCCGGAAGGAGCACCATTTCAACTCATCGAAGGGAGGATAATTTACATGGCAGCACCGAGTGACGATCATCAGAGAGTTTCATTGAACCTAATTCTGGAAATTGGTAATTATGTAAAAACTAAAAAACTGGGTGAGGTTCGCTATTCACCCCTCGATGTATGTCTGGATAAGAAAAATGTAGTTCAGCCGGATATTCTCTTTGTCTCCATTCGTCGTGCCAGCGTTATTGAAAAGAAAATAATGGGAGCACCGGACTTTATCATTGAAATCCTCTCTCCCGGTAATGCCGATTATGACAAGAAAACCAAGTTAGGTTTATATGGTCGCTTTCTTGTACAGGAATACTGGATTGTTCACCCCGAAGAAGAGTGGATAGAAGTCTATCATAACAAAGCCGGTATCATGTGGAAACAACAGACAGCAAAGATAGGGGATATGATTGTAAGTAAAGCTATCGAAGGTTTTCAGCTGAATGTGGAAAAGGTGTTTTGA
- a CDS encoding DUF1566 domain-containing protein: MAGQRVALKVSAVYPANGAVDVSANTSITVTFSEAMEPSSITANTTDTSCATGTFLVSSDDFATCVQAKGSITIGSNNVDYVFQPASNLTEGATYKVKIKSTVKDASNVAMGADYVQATGFKIASSGTTTPTTDTTPPTVSSVYPTDGSTGIGIDANITATFSETLLSSSVTATSFLLKQGASIIPAAVSLNGTLATLNPDSNLTGNTTYTVILTTAIKDAAGNALASNYTWSFTSGTAISGAVETPTFSPNAGHYSTAQNITISTATTGASIYYTTDETTPTASSTLYTTPIHIWSLAGKTVKAIAKKSGMTDSAVATLSGVFSYPPLKTGQTVSGGTNSDGALQNGVSRSYTGPTQHGTYTSDYTTTDNATGLVWKTCTQGLSGASCGTGTAVSNLTWANATSDATNGCSALNSANGGNGYAGIKTWRLPTASEVNTIIDLGKTPAPQIDINSFPATVSGSYWSSTTNGTNTGQAVVFSFANSQVTFSGKTGTNYVRCVSGYSKDESKSFSDKGDGTIEDKATGLIWQKCGINLNATNCSGTLSTTTWSGALTYCNSTLTLAGRTWRVPNRNEMQSIVDFSKSSSPFIDITMFPVNGYDYWTSSTDMLNTSLGWQWTISNGSSFAYYKTSTDRNVRCVSGP; this comes from the coding sequence ATGGCTGGACAACGGGTAGCTCTCAAAGTGAGTGCAGTATACCCGGCTAACGGTGCTGTGGATGTATCTGCAAATACTTCGATTACAGTAACCTTCAGTGAAGCCATGGAACCGAGTAGTATCACTGCCAACACAACGGATACTTCCTGTGCCACGGGAACCTTTCTGGTATCTTCTGATGATTTTGCTACCTGCGTGCAAGCGAAGGGTTCGATAACGATAGGCAGTAATAACGTGGATTATGTTTTTCAACCGGCCAGTAACCTGACGGAAGGTGCCACTTACAAAGTAAAAATCAAGAGTACGGTGAAGGATGCCTCGAATGTAGCTATGGGAGCCGACTATGTGCAGGCTACCGGTTTTAAAATTGCTTCCTCAGGAACCACGACACCCACGACAGATACAACTCCACCCACCGTGTCATCCGTGTATCCGACGGACGGATCTACCGGAATAGGAATTGATGCTAATATTACAGCCACGTTTTCCGAGACACTTTTGAGTTCTTCTGTTACGGCTACAAGCTTTCTTTTAAAACAGGGAGCCAGCATTATTCCTGCTGCGGTAAGTTTAAATGGTACTTTGGCTACTTTGAACCCCGATAGCAATTTGACGGGAAATACGACCTATACAGTTATCCTGACAACAGCTATCAAGGATGCGGCGGGTAATGCTTTAGCAAGTAATTATACCTGGAGTTTTACTTCAGGAACGGCTATTTCTGGTGCAGTAGAGACACCAACATTTAGTCCGAATGCCGGACATTATAGTACAGCACAAAATATAACAATTTCAACAGCAACGACCGGAGCCAGTATCTATTACACGACAGATGAAACCACACCAACTGCGAGTTCAACATTATATACCACTCCGATTCATATTTGGAGCCTGGCAGGAAAAACAGTAAAAGCAATTGCTAAAAAGTCGGGAATGACAGATAGCGCAGTTGCTACATTAAGTGGAGTTTTTAGTTATCCGCCATTAAAAACGGGTCAAACAGTCAGTGGTGGAACAAACTCCGACGGTGCTTTACAAAATGGAGTAAGTAGAAGCTATACAGGCCCAACTCAGCATGGAACCTATACTTCTGATTATACCACCACCGATAATGCAACTGGATTGGTATGGAAAACTTGCACACAGGGTTTAAGTGGTGCATCTTGTGGAACCGGGACTGCCGTATCTAATTTAACGTGGGCAAATGCAACAAGTGATGCGACCAATGGATGTAGTGCTTTGAATTCAGCTAATGGCGGTAATGGCTATGCTGGAATTAAAACTTGGCGACTACCAACGGCATCGGAAGTTAATACTATCATCGATTTAGGAAAAACTCCCGCACCACAAATTGATATTAATTCATTTCCAGCTACTGTTTCAGGCAGTTATTGGAGTTCTACAACAAACGGCACAAATACGGGGCAGGCTGTAGTCTTCAGTTTTGCTAATAGCCAGGTGACTTTTAGTGGAAAAACAGGTACTAATTATGTGCGTTGTGTATCGGGATACTCTAAAGATGAATCTAAGAGTTTCTCTGACAAAGGCGATGGCACTATCGAAGACAAAGCAACAGGTTTGATTTGGCAAAAATGCGGAATTAATTTAAATGCTACAAACTGCTCCGGAACGCTATCAACAACTACATGGTCAGGTGCACTTACCTATTGCAATAGTACTTTAACTCTAGCGGGAAGGACTTGGAGAGTACCAAATCGCAATGAAATGCAATCTATTGTTGACTTTTCAAAAAGTTCTTCCCCATTTATTGATATTACTATGTTTCCTGTCAATGGATATGATTATTGGACTTCTAGTACTGACATGCTTAATACATCGCTTGGGTGGCAATGGACTATCTCTAATGGTAGCAGCTTTGCTTATTATAAGACTTCTACTGATCGAAATGTACGTTGTGTCTCCGGGCCGTAG
- a CDS encoding Ig-like domain-containing protein, giving the protein MKKLAVITLLLLTILVSCIEKKKDNSKETALALGAIQASNDAAANAGRPFAVTYTPRDGDTNVSLNVVGTVTFSEPMDVKTITTNIDDTKCSGSIQVSSDDFATCVKAATQPLASNENKTFTLTPATSLAANTKYKARITTDAKDLEGKPFLTSRTSVDGWTTGSSQSECSIPG; this is encoded by the coding sequence ATGAAGAAATTAGCAGTAATAACCTTATTGTTGCTCACAATACTTGTGAGTTGTATCGAGAAAAAGAAGGACAACTCGAAAGAAACGGCACTTGCCCTTGGAGCGATTCAGGCATCCAATGATGCAGCAGCCAATGCAGGTCGTCCATTTGCTGTCACTTATACACCGAGAGACGGGGACACGAATGTCTCGCTAAATGTAGTGGGAACTGTTACATTCAGTGAACCTATGGATGTAAAAACGATTACCACGAATATAGATGACACAAAATGCAGTGGGAGTATTCAGGTATCGAGCGATGATTTCGCCACCTGTGTGAAAGCAGCCACTCAACCCCTGGCATCCAATGAGAACAAAACCTTTACCCTGACCCCGGCTACGAGCCTTGCAGCGAATACGAAATATAAGGCAAGGATTACCACCGATGCGAAAGACCTGGAAGGAAAACCTTTTTTAACTTCTAGAACCTCTGTAGATGGCTGGACAACGGGTAGCTCTCAAAGTGAGTGCAGTATACCCGGCTAA
- a CDS encoding Uma2 family endonuclease yields the protein MQTSIALELPETFLKRAELLDTLIPLNPGISLQLAQNTLFIEEKELHFSGMDFFPLHLPFKMKEQEMFTISELNSNLRLEMDEEAIIINMGTLGLISAFTAAILITIGIWNRKKKLGKVFDAQSGHDMLVNGKKIHRMPDIAFHLNEVFKEKTLDYRLGFPFFCIEVVSNKKSLKQDLRKMANDWMAAGTEIGLVVCPHREKYYLFEKGITGYKTFGFSTVFTHSKLPELHIDFATILEEARGF from the coding sequence ATGCAGACATCTATTGCTCTTGAATTACCTGAAACTTTTTTGAAACGTGCCGAGTTATTAGATACCCTGATTCCTCTGAACCCGGGGATTTCTCTGCAATTAGCTCAGAATACTCTATTCATCGAGGAAAAAGAACTACATTTCTCCGGTATGGATTTCTTTCCCTTACACCTGCCTTTCAAAATGAAAGAACAGGAAATGTTTACAATCTCTGAGCTGAATTCTAACCTGCGGCTCGAAATGGATGAGGAGGCCATCATCATTAATATGGGAACTCTGGGTTTAATCAGTGCATTTACAGCAGCCATTCTTATTACCATTGGTATCTGGAACCGAAAAAAGAAACTCGGCAAAGTTTTTGATGCCCAGTCCGGTCATGATATGCTTGTCAACGGCAAGAAAATTCACCGTATGCCCGATATTGCCTTTCACCTCAATGAAGTCTTCAAAGAGAAAACTTTAGACTACCGCCTCGGATTCCCTTTCTTCTGCATAGAAGTCGTTTCGAATAAGAAAAGCCTTAAACAGGATTTACGTAAAATGGCTAATGACTGGATGGCCGCCGGCACCGAAATTGGTCTTGTTGTCTGCCCCCACCGCGAGAAATACTATTTATTTGAAAAAGGTATTACCGGCTACAAAACTTTCGGGTTTTCTACAGTCTTTACCCACTCCAAACTTCCTGAATTACACATTGACTTTGCTACTATTTTAGAAGAAGCAAGGGGTTTTTAA
- a CDS encoding Crp/Fnr family transcriptional regulator, translated as MAIDTSKVNQKVSVPTGEILFKEGTKVSSLNILHEGAVLLEKKINGKNFPIVELSGKNLTPGIVSLFAEESYLYTIKTSRNSIISTYNVDSDSIRKTISNKLAIGNMVSRTLFNEIGEFAKKYTLLKENIVNIKTLNDNLGISYYFLNRTTFPDINPDNPEMINDDPGFPDKGMKLVRENLKAYLTNGGKIPEKVTPKFLTQNHSGFLNKEYNNRPELTNQEFQFLRRIIALKPETLAQVYTADINILIYICEKLSDLNLNAIRELEDCIKEFDSDMDMLLGGSDSLIEKYYMSLDLLNSGISEVPREDFLPLTETISGSINNFLQTYKSLFVSEFKNASPNLITFQELSAKLSKELKSGESPSSTTAGTGSNRSNITIGLDAAAIKKELENSASKILNYAGIEIERVKEYSSLVLKMKSLKNPLDPDPDARKIRRNLTKTYWEAYEKSFLKYLQSNKKVPRPIEMMLKFGYFDETLLEDEQLIFLHQQVEKKDTYRDNLVMTFDGTDWLEKIYRKEFTTSLDELGQTFFDKVKADNRNSQYKKESDLPPDVDNGEARLKYEINSMYISNVRLTTGSPASHLPILTKYHIIYPLEKCIVDSKMLIDTLKAIMAIDYTAFYREVIYNEPDLGIRNELVQTEVLPDFIFVPSIGEKIMMWQVLSTYRGAGSKESKGRIIIPRFITQDLASMLTDAIGGFRWELTKEILGVDWIDPGTPSITSAYNDYAEFYKKNKDLSIELKEKITEEFRRFRSHKDRFINDYGHWIKSESEGIQKLNKIVRNMFYRHIPFTNDVRERVCKMPAFLDVHNRFINVRNREFKEKETRYRKYQNLPGGLPKKLQDNLDYYKV; from the coding sequence ATGGCAATAGATACCAGCAAAGTAAATCAGAAAGTGTCCGTTCCTACCGGGGAAATTCTCTTCAAGGAAGGAACAAAAGTTAGTAGTCTTAATATCCTCCATGAAGGTGCAGTTTTACTGGAGAAAAAGATAAATGGGAAGAATTTCCCGATAGTTGAGCTTTCCGGTAAAAACCTGACGCCCGGAATCGTCAGCCTTTTTGCAGAGGAATCCTATCTCTATACAATTAAAACCTCCAGAAATTCCATTATTTCAACCTATAATGTAGATTCTGATTCTATCCGCAAAACAATTTCAAATAAGTTAGCCATAGGTAACATGGTTTCGCGAACTCTTTTTAATGAAATCGGAGAATTTGCTAAAAAATACACTCTGTTAAAAGAAAATATTGTTAATATAAAAACCCTGAATGACAATCTTGGAATCTCCTACTATTTCTTAAATCGGACAACCTTCCCGGATATAAACCCGGATAACCCGGAAATGATAAATGACGACCCGGGATTCCCGGATAAAGGGATGAAACTGGTCAGAGAAAACCTGAAAGCTTACCTTACAAATGGTGGCAAAATACCGGAAAAAGTCACTCCTAAATTCTTAACCCAGAATCATTCCGGATTCTTAAACAAGGAATACAACAATCGTCCGGAACTAACCAATCAGGAATTCCAATTTTTAAGGCGAATTATAGCCCTAAAACCGGAAACTCTTGCTCAGGTCTATACGGCTGACATTAATATCTTGATCTATATCTGCGAAAAACTCTCTGATTTAAACCTGAATGCAATTCGAGAGCTTGAGGATTGTATCAAAGAATTCGATTCCGACATGGACATGCTTCTGGGTGGTTCAGACTCGCTCATTGAAAAATACTACATGAGCCTCGACCTTCTGAATAGTGGAATCAGTGAAGTTCCCAGAGAAGACTTCCTTCCTCTGACTGAAACCATTTCTGGCTCGATTAATAATTTCTTGCAAACATATAAATCCCTGTTTGTTTCCGAGTTTAAAAATGCCTCTCCCAATTTGATTACTTTCCAGGAACTTTCCGCAAAACTCTCTAAAGAGCTGAAGAGTGGAGAATCACCGAGCAGCACTACCGCCGGGACAGGAAGTAATCGTTCTAATATCACTATAGGTCTGGATGCAGCAGCCATTAAAAAAGAATTGGAAAATTCAGCGAGCAAGATCCTGAACTATGCAGGCATAGAAATCGAAAGGGTAAAAGAGTATTCTTCTCTTGTATTGAAAATGAAATCTCTAAAGAACCCACTCGATCCGGATCCGGATGCCAGGAAGATACGAAGAAATCTTACCAAAACGTATTGGGAAGCTTATGAAAAATCCTTTCTCAAATACCTTCAGAGTAATAAAAAAGTTCCAAGACCCATTGAAATGATGCTAAAATTTGGTTATTTCGATGAAACCCTTCTGGAGGATGAACAGCTTATTTTTCTTCACCAACAGGTAGAGAAAAAAGATACCTATAGGGATAATCTGGTAATGACCTTTGACGGAACAGACTGGTTAGAGAAAATTTACAGAAAAGAATTCACTACCTCTCTTGATGAACTGGGACAGACTTTCTTTGATAAGGTGAAAGCCGACAATCGAAATTCTCAGTATAAAAAGGAATCCGATCTCCCACCGGATGTTGATAATGGGGAAGCCAGATTAAAATATGAAATCAATTCTATGTATATCTCGAATGTCAGGTTAACCACAGGTTCGCCGGCTTCTCATTTACCTATCCTCACCAAGTATCACATTATCTATCCCCTGGAAAAATGTATAGTTGATTCCAAAATGCTGATCGATACACTCAAGGCTATCATGGCCATTGACTATACAGCTTTTTACCGTGAAGTTATCTATAACGAACCCGATCTGGGAATTCGAAATGAATTAGTTCAAACAGAAGTCCTACCCGATTTCATTTTTGTCCCTTCTATCGGTGAAAAAATCATGATGTGGCAGGTACTTTCAACTTATAGAGGTGCCGGTTCTAAGGAAAGTAAAGGAAGAATTATTATTCCTCGTTTTATTACCCAGGATCTGGCTTCGATGTTAACCGATGCCATCGGTGGTTTCCGCTGGGAATTGACCAAAGAAATCCTCGGTGTAGATTGGATAGACCCAGGAACCCCTTCTATTACCTCGGCCTACAATGACTACGCTGAATTCTATAAGAAGAATAAAGACCTTTCCATTGAACTCAAAGAGAAAATCACCGAAGAATTCCGCAGGTTCAGAAGCCATAAAGACCGTTTTATTAACGACTATGGCCACTGGATTAAATCAGAATCCGAAGGTATCCAGAAACTCAATAAAATCGTCAGGAACATGTTCTACAGACATATACCATTTACCAACGATGTTAGAGAGAGGGTCTGTAAAATGCCGGCATTCTTAGATGTTCACAACCGCTTCATCAATGTGAGAAACCGTGAGTTCAAAGAAAAAGAGACTCGGTATAGAAAATACCAGAATCTCCCGGGTGGACTTCCTAAAAAACTACAGGATAACCTGGATTACTACAAAGTATAA
- a CDS encoding STAS domain-containing protein, translated as MELKLKVLEEIQIIEVHGKFDIECVEDFENLFQSQLSNKKSPSLAIDMNHLDYIDSSGIGSLIKSLNATKNAKGNLILFGLKPMIHNVFKLAKLDLFFQIMSNKDFQAKYHSDDDSDIDELLNKN; from the coding sequence ATGGAGTTAAAACTCAAAGTTCTGGAGGAAATACAGATTATCGAGGTTCATGGTAAATTTGACATAGAATGCGTTGAAGACTTCGAAAACTTATTTCAGTCCCAGCTTTCAAATAAAAAGAGTCCTTCTCTGGCAATTGACATGAATCATCTTGATTATATAGATTCTTCCGGAATAGGTTCTCTAATCAAATCTCTCAACGCTACCAAAAATGCGAAAGGTAATCTGATTCTTTTTGGTTTAAAACCAATGATTCATAACGTCTTTAAATTAGCCAAGCTGGATTTGTTTTTCCAGATCATGAGCAATAAAGATTTTCAAGCGAAATATCATAGTGATGATGATTCCGACATTGATGAACTTTTAAATAAGAATTAA
- a CDS encoding riboflavin synthase gives MFTGIIETTGKIRTIEDTGEGKVLTVEINFPEMDSKPGDSIAINGVCLTVTKIQEEKLYSFYASYKTLELTNLGKLGVDNLVNTERAVKASQRLGGHIVQGHVDGIGKVIRKEIRDGGKVYCFIIECSEELARYFIERGSIAVDGISLTIVSCEKSKFELVLIPETIEKTNAKNWMEDYTVNLETDILARYVEKLMKP, from the coding sequence ATGTTTACAGGAATAATTGAAACAACCGGAAAAATAAGAACGATTGAAGATACGGGAGAAGGAAAAGTTCTTACTGTGGAAATTAACTTCCCGGAAATGGATTCCAAACCCGGAGATTCCATTGCTATCAATGGAGTTTGCCTGACTGTAACAAAAATTCAGGAGGAAAAGCTATACTCTTTTTATGCGTCTTATAAGACTCTGGAACTGACGAACCTTGGAAAACTGGGTGTTGATAATCTTGTGAATACAGAACGAGCAGTGAAAGCGTCTCAGCGTCTCGGAGGTCACATTGTTCAGGGACATGTGGATGGGATTGGTAAAGTCATTAGAAAAGAAATTCGGGATGGGGGAAAGGTTTATTGTTTTATTATAGAATGTTCGGAGGAGCTGGCCCGGTATTTCATTGAAAGAGGCAGTATTGCAGTGGATGGAATTTCTTTAACAATTGTATCCTGCGAGAAAAGCAAATTTGAACTTGTGTTAATTCCGGAAACTATAGAAAAGACAAATGCAAAAAATTGGATGGAAGATTATACAGTAAATCTCGAAACGGACATTCTTGCCCGTTATGTAGAGAAGCTTATGAAACCCTAA
- a CDS encoding restriction endonuclease, with amino-acid sequence MKHNSPQVYIDDALEILKLLGMPRAQQNERSALCLLALLNLTPGKKWNQSENPLIGITPIMDWVKEHYKKEYAPNTRETFRRQSMHQFVDAGIALYNPDNQSRPVNSPKAVYQIEDNVLVLLKSFRTKKWKTNLKIYLSKQETLAERYAKEREQSKIAIKIAQGKRITLSPGKHSELIRSIIEEFAPRFVPGGILIYAGDTGDKWGYFNKSLLTKLGVIVDSHGKMPDVVLYCKKRNWLLLIESVTSHGPVDGKRHVELTQLFSKSKAGLVYVTAFPNRSIMGRYLTEIAWETEVWVADAPSHLIHFNGERFLGPYIE; translated from the coding sequence ATGAAACACAATAGTCCTCAAGTATATATTGACGATGCTTTAGAGATACTAAAATTATTGGGAATGCCTCGTGCACAACAGAATGAACGATCTGCACTTTGCTTATTAGCTTTATTGAATTTAACCCCCGGCAAGAAGTGGAATCAATCTGAAAATCCATTAATAGGTATTACTCCTATCATGGATTGGGTGAAAGAGCATTATAAAAAAGAATATGCCCCGAATACACGGGAAACATTCCGTCGCCAAAGCATGCATCAATTTGTCGATGCAGGTATTGCTCTTTATAATCCTGACAATCAGAGCCGTCCAGTAAACAGTCCTAAAGCAGTTTACCAGATTGAAGATAATGTATTAGTATTATTAAAATCTTTTAGAACAAAAAAGTGGAAAACAAACCTTAAAATTTACCTTTCAAAGCAAGAAACATTAGCTGAACGATATGCAAAGGAGCGTGAGCAAAGTAAAATAGCTATTAAAATTGCTCAGGGAAAAAGAATTACTCTTAGTCCAGGAAAACATAGTGAATTAATTCGAAGTATTATTGAGGAATTTGCTCCCCGCTTTGTTCCTGGAGGTATTTTAATATATGCGGGAGATACAGGAGATAAGTGGGGATATTTCAATAAGTCATTATTAACTAAACTTGGCGTAATCGTTGACTCTCACGGAAAAATGCCAGATGTAGTTTTATACTGCAAAAAAAGAAACTGGCTGCTCTTAATTGAATCTGTTACCAGTCATGGACCGGTTGATGGTAAACGGCATGTAGAATTAACTCAATTGTTTTCAAAGTCAAAAGCTGGACTTGTATATGTAACAGCTTTTCCTAACCGATCCATAATGGGGCGTTATCTTACTGAAATAGCATGGGAAACTGAGGTTTGGGTTGCAGATGCACCTTCTCATCTCATCCATTTTAATGGTGAAAGATTTTTAGGTCCATATATAGAATGA